One segment of Carya illinoinensis cultivar Pawnee chromosome 1, C.illinoinensisPawnee_v1, whole genome shotgun sequence DNA contains the following:
- the LOC122313767 gene encoding F-box protein SKIP16-like isoform X3 yields the protein MDLETVGDLALHIILTKLGAKYTAVTACVSKKLRSFASEDSLWFKFCSQDLDLNQPIDPLGNPTPSFKVSYKIWREAFSMYPWLLVIRVKRCWGRLNNWLDINFPEAKATLRTGVSEADIQEFERILKVKLPLPTRILYRFCDGQEFTSGPLVSAQGSSLGLIGGYSFYDHLINVYLLPLNEVISNTKVILRHPSFSSRSKYIVVAASSTHVKKFFFLNCTTGQLHVGTENLPINGGMLPCVPNALINSVLDFNDDQQQDAMLLWLEEHGRRLENGVIKLHEEGGIRSISLFPEEPPLCSTAVTNGVKVRASTVFIPESTDLQIDNQSSCQLHRRHWIIHANDHKVSDVNAEAVIGKFPLLLPGAKEFVYESCAPLPTSSGSIEGSFTFVPGRLTDPKGAPFEAEVARVPLQLPDYIF from the exons atggATTTGGAGACAGTGGGAGACCTGGCCTTGCACATTATACTGACGAAGTTAGGTGCCAAATACACTGCCGTAACCGCTTGCGTCAGCAAGAAGCTGAGGTCTTTTGCCTCGGAGGATTCCCTTTGGTTCAAGTTCTGCTCCCAAGATCTTGATCTCAATCAGCCTATTGACCCTCTCGGAAACCCTACCCCTTCTTTCAAG gtGTCTTATAAAATATGGCGGGAAGCTTTCAGTATGTATCCTTGGCTGCTGGTCATACGAGTTAAAAGATGTTGGGGGAGACTTAACAACTGGTTAGACATTAATTTTCCAGAGGCTAAGGCTACACTTCGCACGGGTGTATCAGAAGCTGATATTCAGGAGTTTGAGAGGATATTGAAAGTGAAATTGCCGCTTCCCACAAGGATCCTTTATCGTTTTTGTGATGGCCAAGAATTTACTTCCGGACCTTTAGTAAGTGCACAGGGAAGTTCATTGGGTCTCATAGGTGGCTATTCTTTTTATGACCACCTTATAAATGTGTATTTGTTACCTTTAAATGAGGTGATTTCCAATACAAAGGTAATTTTGCGTCACCCAAGTTTCTCCAGCAGATCAAAGTATATTGTTGTGGCTGCTTCTTCCACGCATGTTAAAAAGTTCTTTTTCCTCAACTGTACCACCGGTCAACTCCATGTTGGTACagaaaatcttccaattaatGGAGGAATGCTTCCATGCGTGCCAAATGCACTGATAAATTCAGTGCTCGATTTCAATGATGATCAACAGCAGGATGCTATGCTGTTATGGTTAGAAGAACATGGTCGTCGCTTAGAAAATGGCGTCATTAAACTCCATGAAGAGGGTGGTATCAGAAGCATCAGTTTGTTTCCAGAGGAACCTCCACTCTGTTCCACTGCTGTAACCAATGGGGTTAAA GTTCGTGCATCTACCGTGTTTATTCCGGAGTCAACTGATCTTCAAATTGATAATCAGAG TTCATGTCAACTGCATCGGAGGCACTGGATCATCCATGCTAATGACCATAAAGTATCTGATGTTAATGCTGAAGCAGTAATAGGAAAG TTTCCACTTTTGCTTCCAGGTGCGAAAGAATTTGTTTATGAGAGTTGTGCACCTCTACCGACTTCTTCAGGTTCCATAGAGGGCTCTTTCACATTTGTCCCTGGCAG ATTAACTGACCCAAAAGGTGCTCCATTTGAAGCTGAAGTGGCAAGGGTTCCTCTCCAGTTGCCAGACTACATTTTCTGA
- the LOC122313767 gene encoding F-box protein SKIP16-like isoform X1, whose translation MDLETVGDLALHIILTKLGAKYTAVTACVSKKLRSFASEDSLWFKFCSQDLDLNQPIDPLGNPTPSFKVSYKIWREAFSMYPWLLVIRVKRCWGRLNNWLDINFPEAKATLRTGVSEADIQEFERILKVKLPLPTRILYRFCDGQEFTSGPLVSAQGSSLGLIGGYSFYDHLINVYLLPLNEVISNTKVILRHPSFSSRSKYIVVAASSTHVKKFFFLNCTTGQLHVGTENLPINGGMLPCVPNALINSVLDFNDDQQQDAMLLWLEEHGRRLENGVIKLHEEGGIRSISLFPEEPPLCSTAVTNGVKVRASTVFIPESTDLQIDNQRYAFSYSIRMSLLPEGCVIHGVPFSSCQLHRRHWIIHANDHKVSDVNAEAVIGKFPLLLPGAKEFVYESCAPLPTSSGSIEGSFTFVPGRLTDPKGAPFEAEVARVPLQLPDYIF comes from the exons atggATTTGGAGACAGTGGGAGACCTGGCCTTGCACATTATACTGACGAAGTTAGGTGCCAAATACACTGCCGTAACCGCTTGCGTCAGCAAGAAGCTGAGGTCTTTTGCCTCGGAGGATTCCCTTTGGTTCAAGTTCTGCTCCCAAGATCTTGATCTCAATCAGCCTATTGACCCTCTCGGAAACCCTACCCCTTCTTTCAAG gtGTCTTATAAAATATGGCGGGAAGCTTTCAGTATGTATCCTTGGCTGCTGGTCATACGAGTTAAAAGATGTTGGGGGAGACTTAACAACTGGTTAGACATTAATTTTCCAGAGGCTAAGGCTACACTTCGCACGGGTGTATCAGAAGCTGATATTCAGGAGTTTGAGAGGATATTGAAAGTGAAATTGCCGCTTCCCACAAGGATCCTTTATCGTTTTTGTGATGGCCAAGAATTTACTTCCGGACCTTTAGTAAGTGCACAGGGAAGTTCATTGGGTCTCATAGGTGGCTATTCTTTTTATGACCACCTTATAAATGTGTATTTGTTACCTTTAAATGAGGTGATTTCCAATACAAAGGTAATTTTGCGTCACCCAAGTTTCTCCAGCAGATCAAAGTATATTGTTGTGGCTGCTTCTTCCACGCATGTTAAAAAGTTCTTTTTCCTCAACTGTACCACCGGTCAACTCCATGTTGGTACagaaaatcttccaattaatGGAGGAATGCTTCCATGCGTGCCAAATGCACTGATAAATTCAGTGCTCGATTTCAATGATGATCAACAGCAGGATGCTATGCTGTTATGGTTAGAAGAACATGGTCGTCGCTTAGAAAATGGCGTCATTAAACTCCATGAAGAGGGTGGTATCAGAAGCATCAGTTTGTTTCCAGAGGAACCTCCACTCTGTTCCACTGCTGTAACCAATGGGGTTAAA GTTCGTGCATCTACCGTGTTTATTCCGGAGTCAACTGATCTTCAAATTGATAATCAGAGGTATGCATTTTCTTATTCAATCCGCATGTCCCTTCTGCCCGAAGGATGCGTAATTCATGGAGTACCCTTTAGTTCATGTCAACTGCATCGGAGGCACTGGATCATCCATGCTAATGACCATAAAGTATCTGATGTTAATGCTGAAGCAGTAATAGGAAAG TTTCCACTTTTGCTTCCAGGTGCGAAAGAATTTGTTTATGAGAGTTGTGCACCTCTACCGACTTCTTCAGGTTCCATAGAGGGCTCTTTCACATTTGTCCCTGGCAG ATTAACTGACCCAAAAGGTGCTCCATTTGAAGCTGAAGTGGCAAGGGTTCCTCTCCAGTTGCCAGACTACATTTTCTGA
- the LOC122313767 gene encoding F-box protein SKIP16-like isoform X2, translating to MDLETVGDLALHIILTKLGAKYTAVTACVSKKLRSFASEDSLWFKFCSQDLDLNQPIDPLGNPTPSFKVSYKIWREAFSMYPWLLVIRVKRCWGRLNNWLDINFPEAKATLRTGVSEADIQEFERILKVKLPLPTRILYRFCDGQEFTSGPLVSAQGSSLGLIGGYSFYDHLINVYLLPLNEVISNTKVILRHPSFSSRSKYIVVAASSTHVKKFFFLNCTTGQLHVGTENLPINGGMLPCVPNALINSVLDFNDDQQQDAMLLWLEEHGRRLENGVIKLHEEGGIRSISLFPEEPPLCSTAVTNGVKVRASTVFIPESTDLQIDNQRYAFSYSIRMSLLPEGCVIHGVPFSSCQLHRRHWIIHANDHKVSDVNAEAVIGKFPLLLPGAKEFVYESCAPLPTSSGSIEGSFTFVPGRMPYRPLQLARRSIPLQA from the exons atggATTTGGAGACAGTGGGAGACCTGGCCTTGCACATTATACTGACGAAGTTAGGTGCCAAATACACTGCCGTAACCGCTTGCGTCAGCAAGAAGCTGAGGTCTTTTGCCTCGGAGGATTCCCTTTGGTTCAAGTTCTGCTCCCAAGATCTTGATCTCAATCAGCCTATTGACCCTCTCGGAAACCCTACCCCTTCTTTCAAG gtGTCTTATAAAATATGGCGGGAAGCTTTCAGTATGTATCCTTGGCTGCTGGTCATACGAGTTAAAAGATGTTGGGGGAGACTTAACAACTGGTTAGACATTAATTTTCCAGAGGCTAAGGCTACACTTCGCACGGGTGTATCAGAAGCTGATATTCAGGAGTTTGAGAGGATATTGAAAGTGAAATTGCCGCTTCCCACAAGGATCCTTTATCGTTTTTGTGATGGCCAAGAATTTACTTCCGGACCTTTAGTAAGTGCACAGGGAAGTTCATTGGGTCTCATAGGTGGCTATTCTTTTTATGACCACCTTATAAATGTGTATTTGTTACCTTTAAATGAGGTGATTTCCAATACAAAGGTAATTTTGCGTCACCCAAGTTTCTCCAGCAGATCAAAGTATATTGTTGTGGCTGCTTCTTCCACGCATGTTAAAAAGTTCTTTTTCCTCAACTGTACCACCGGTCAACTCCATGTTGGTACagaaaatcttccaattaatGGAGGAATGCTTCCATGCGTGCCAAATGCACTGATAAATTCAGTGCTCGATTTCAATGATGATCAACAGCAGGATGCTATGCTGTTATGGTTAGAAGAACATGGTCGTCGCTTAGAAAATGGCGTCATTAAACTCCATGAAGAGGGTGGTATCAGAAGCATCAGTTTGTTTCCAGAGGAACCTCCACTCTGTTCCACTGCTGTAACCAATGGGGTTAAA GTTCGTGCATCTACCGTGTTTATTCCGGAGTCAACTGATCTTCAAATTGATAATCAGAGGTATGCATTTTCTTATTCAATCCGCATGTCCCTTCTGCCCGAAGGATGCGTAATTCATGGAGTACCCTTTAGTTCATGTCAACTGCATCGGAGGCACTGGATCATCCATGCTAATGACCATAAAGTATCTGATGTTAATGCTGAAGCAGTAATAGGAAAG TTTCCACTTTTGCTTCCAGGTGCGAAAGAATTTGTTTATGAGAGTTGTGCACCTCTACCGACTTCTTCAGGTTCCATAGAGGGCTCTTTCACATTTGTCCCTGGCAG GATGCCTTATAGACCTCTCCAGCTAGCAAGGAGATCGATCCCCCTCCAGGCATAA
- the LOC122313767 gene encoding F-box protein SKIP16-like isoform X4, whose product MDLETVGDLALHIILTKLGAKYTAVTACVSKKLRSFASEDSLWFKFCSQDLDLNQPIDPLGNPTPSFKVSYKIWREAFSMYPWLLVIRVKRCWGRLNNWLDINFPEAKATLRTGVSEADIQEFERILKVKLPLPTRILYRFCDGQEFTSGPLVSAQGSSLGLIGGYSFYDHLINVYLLPLNEVISNTKVILRHPSFSSRSKYIVVAASSTHVKKFFFLNCTTGQLHVGTENLPINGGMLPCVPNALINSVLDFNDDQQQDAMLLWLEEHGRRLENGVIKLHEEGGIRSISLFPEEPPLCSTAVTNGVKVRASTVFIPESTDLQIDNQSFHFCFQVRKNLFMRVVHLYRLLQVP is encoded by the exons atggATTTGGAGACAGTGGGAGACCTGGCCTTGCACATTATACTGACGAAGTTAGGTGCCAAATACACTGCCGTAACCGCTTGCGTCAGCAAGAAGCTGAGGTCTTTTGCCTCGGAGGATTCCCTTTGGTTCAAGTTCTGCTCCCAAGATCTTGATCTCAATCAGCCTATTGACCCTCTCGGAAACCCTACCCCTTCTTTCAAG gtGTCTTATAAAATATGGCGGGAAGCTTTCAGTATGTATCCTTGGCTGCTGGTCATACGAGTTAAAAGATGTTGGGGGAGACTTAACAACTGGTTAGACATTAATTTTCCAGAGGCTAAGGCTACACTTCGCACGGGTGTATCAGAAGCTGATATTCAGGAGTTTGAGAGGATATTGAAAGTGAAATTGCCGCTTCCCACAAGGATCCTTTATCGTTTTTGTGATGGCCAAGAATTTACTTCCGGACCTTTAGTAAGTGCACAGGGAAGTTCATTGGGTCTCATAGGTGGCTATTCTTTTTATGACCACCTTATAAATGTGTATTTGTTACCTTTAAATGAGGTGATTTCCAATACAAAGGTAATTTTGCGTCACCCAAGTTTCTCCAGCAGATCAAAGTATATTGTTGTGGCTGCTTCTTCCACGCATGTTAAAAAGTTCTTTTTCCTCAACTGTACCACCGGTCAACTCCATGTTGGTACagaaaatcttccaattaatGGAGGAATGCTTCCATGCGTGCCAAATGCACTGATAAATTCAGTGCTCGATTTCAATGATGATCAACAGCAGGATGCTATGCTGTTATGGTTAGAAGAACATGGTCGTCGCTTAGAAAATGGCGTCATTAAACTCCATGAAGAGGGTGGTATCAGAAGCATCAGTTTGTTTCCAGAGGAACCTCCACTCTGTTCCACTGCTGTAACCAATGGGGTTAAA GTTCGTGCATCTACCGTGTTTATTCCGGAGTCAACTGATCTTCAAATTGATAATCAGAG TTTCCACTTTTGCTTCCAGGTGCGAAAGAATTTGTTTATGAGAGTTGTGCACCTCTACCGACTTCTTCAGGTTCCATAG